The Thermodesulfovibrionales bacterium genome includes the window ATCATCGGAACCTTTCCCTGTTGCTTCTGCGTTATAGTAAGAGGGATGGGATACTATGAATTCACCATTGCGGTAGCTGATGAATCGAGAGAGGCCCTCACGAACAGGTTGACGGAGATGGGCTGTCTCGGCTCCTTCGAACGAGACGGAGCGATGGTCGCCTATTTCCCGGATACGATCGATCTCGGCAGAATCAGAGACGGGTTACTCTCCTTTCAATCAATCCTCAGGGAGTCGGGACTGAGTCACGATCTCTCATTCCACGAGGTGACCCTCTCTGAAAGGGACTGGAACGAAGCATGGAAAAAGACCTTTCGTCCTCTCGATATCGGCGAAAATCTGACGATTCTTCCTCCTTGGGAAGAGGAAAATCCTCTCCGCATCAATCTTATCATCGACCCGGGCATGGCCTTCGGTACAGGTCACCATGAAACGACGAGGAGATGTCTCATGCTCATAGAAACGGTATCGAGAGAAGGAGCCTCCCTGAACCATCGCAGCAGAACAGGAGGCCTTACCAGGTTTCTCGACGTCGGCACCGGCACGGGGGTCCTCGCTGTGGCAGCCTCAAGACTCGGTTATCACGAAGTAATAGGCCTTGACACGGACCCGCTTGCCCTTGATGCGGCGAGGCGGAATGTAGAGCTGAACGGCCTCCGCAACGTTCAGATACGCGCAGGCAGCATCTCCGATGTTCGTGCCCCCTTTGACGTGATAGCGGCGAACCTCATATCGGAGGTTCTTATCGGAATCGC containing:
- a CDS encoding 50S ribosomal protein L11 methyltransferase, with the translated sequence IIGTFPCCFCVIVRGMGYYEFTIAVADESREALTNRLTEMGCLGSFERDGAMVAYFPDTIDLGRIRDGLLSFQSILRESGLSHDLSFHEVTLSERDWNEAWKKTFRPLDIGENLTILPPWEEENPLRINLIIDPGMAFGTGHHETTRRCLMLIETVSREGASLNHRSRTGGLTRFLDVGTGTGVLAVAASRLGYHEVIGLDTDPLALDAARRNVELNGLRNVQIRAGSISDVRAPFDVIAANLISEVLIGIAADVACRLKPSGLAIFSGMLSGQENDVIEAIERAGLTVRETLMDERWVSLVLVHRG